A stretch of DNA from Tigriopus californicus strain San Diego chromosome 8, Tcal_SD_v2.1, whole genome shotgun sequence:
AGGCCAGGCATCATATCTACCAAAGAAAACCCGCTTAGTCAATCCATTCCTAAGAAAAGCAAGCCTTTGCGAAAAAAGGGTGTTCCTCCGCCACTTTTACACGGTCAAACCAAATTAACCACTTATTTTCGGATATAATCTAATCCAAGCTGTTGCAATAAAATTAGCGGTACACAACTTTCAAACCCCATGATTATCAATTAACTTGAAacgaaatgaatttgaacttgCTCCTGAATAGGGTCTCTTACAGGGTGCTCAGATGCtagaaaaataaatgtgacaTTTGAAGCACGGAAGCAATGGATATTATAAGATGGCGCGGGATCTTAAGTGGAGCCATGGGAACACCTGTTTTGACACCATGTCTATCACCAAGGGACGCTTCAACTTTAATTTTTGCCTCCTACCACAAACGAATAGCTATTGATGCAATAGCGGAGGCCTTTTTTGCGTGGAGTGTgtaaaagtgaggcttgaagaaagtcgtcAAGGTCAAGATACCTTGAATGTGTTCGCTATTTGATGCCGCGtatgccgtcgagtttgaagagaagatgCAATggcgaacgcattcaaggtgttgTTGACCGATCGACTTTTTGAGttccgaacttgaataaattGCATGCATGCAAAGAACACCGCCGCTACTGAATACACAGTTTTCATACACAAGAACCGTTTGTCAAGGTGTAATGTTTCCTTGAAACCACTCGAAGCCAAATTTAATGTTATagaatgtcttttttcttcttcttgaacaCAAcgccatgaaaaaaaaaattaatggtggcgtttggtttccacTGCGTGCCGGAGAGTGAactttataccgctgaaaaccTGCCCGAAATGTCCTACCCCATCTGAACACGTTGCCTTTAATCCCCACTAGTGCACTCATGAAGCCtcttcaacaaaaggccatgatcttcTTAAGCAAATTCCTTAACAAAACCAACATGAACACCAACTGACTCATGAATCTCTACATATCCATCTTTTCTACATGCTttatcagttgggtaaccaaGCTAAAATGCGTCCATAACCAAGCATTGTAGCCATAACTTCAactcatctttttcaatttatcattttccatAGATAGAGAGACCCTATTTctattttggatcaaatccaagttTCTTTAGAGGACGCAATTACTGAATTCAGATTGTATTGGATCCTTTCCattagtttgcaactctttttgaacagatTCTTCCTGAACTAGAGCTTGTTGCTGGGTTCCACTTTTCAGGACACATTCAAGGAAAGCCAGTGTGTGgtaaacttcctcaaaaactaagaTTGAGTCGAGGTCCAGCTCTCCGAATTTTTCTACcatcaatggccaatgatcCTCTTTGTAGCTAGACATATGTTTTGGCAGGCGTTTATCCAGAGCGCAATGGTCAACTCTGTCTCACGAACATGATTTCTAAATGTCACATGGACGTCTTGGATCAGATAATGTTAGATAGGATAAAGCTCCTAGTAATGTCTCCAAACACCCAGAAAGATGCATTGACACATCACGCAGTCCATGGTTAGAACGATGTCTAATGTTCAGACACCCATGAAATCATCTCCGGGTCAGCCAGTGACGAAATCCTTATTGATCACTCCAAATCCTTATTGATCACTCCGGATGAATTAAGAACATTAGGAGTtatttggcttcaaattgcTCAACGATCATATTATTTGGAAGAAACTTATGCCTTACAGTTGGGTAAAAACGTATCCCCATCTTCGCAAAACGAATCTTTGTTACCAACCCTCCAGAACAATACATTAACTAAGACATCGAGACTGGATTTTGCGAATCTCACTTATCGATCTGCTTATCCAATTATTCTACTGACACATCCCATTACTCAAAACTATGTgtgaaacattcatttttttgtaattttcatcCTATCGAATCTAGGCATGAGGATCTTAACGATGTAAAGTGATTCTGCCAAGCCCTACAAATGTGAATGGTGTGAGGGGCTCCTTTCCGGAGACGAATTGGACAAATACGATGATTACCTGCTGCCAATCCTGCGGGATCAAGAGCCAAGAGAGACTTTCGCGTCAAATTTCCAGTAACTGATGATAACGATCAACTCCTTACAAGCCCTTCGGAGCTtttgatatttaaaaaaactagAACGTCGTTTACTCTTAAGCCAGACCgtttgaacaatttattgaacCCTTGAATAATTGATAGTTGGCCCAGTGGTCAGTGCTACGGTGGGACCTAATCCTCGGCCCGTTTTTCGGGCGGTGGTCCGCAAGGTTGGATCATCTTTTCCATTAGATTGAATCGGACGCGGGCCTTGGATTCGTTTTCGGCCACGGCAAAGTAATTGGTCAGGTCAAAGTGACCCAGATAAGAGGCGTGGCTGTCCCGGTGCTGATTGGTGGCCCATTCGAATTTGGTCGTGTCCGCGTGACCCGTTCCCATATATTTCGATTGAAGATGCTCCAACTGAGAGTGGATATTGTATCGGTCACCCATGTTGATTTAAACGGGCCGGTTCAAGGTCACTACCGGATGTTCGATGTCCTTCAGATGTCCTCCAATATTTTCATTCCCCTAAAGACTAAGTTCGACCAACAATTGATTTGTCGGTTTGTTTTTCTCGTTTATGTCGCGTCTGTAGTGTACAAGGTGACCAATAATCCATATCTTAAAACAGACCACGAGATGTGAATTAGGGAATATCCCGGTTTAAACCCTAGGTCCAtccaagaaaattgaagaaattcTGCTTAAGCACTTTGAAGCCCCAAGTTTGCCTCTTGTCCATCACAATCTACCcactctttttcaaacaaaactcTAAGAAATGCGagaaacattgaaaagacaCTGTGATGTTACTCGAATGCATCTATCCATGTATTAtttatttgtgaaatttcatCCAATGCCACACTCCATTTCTTCTTAATAGCGCATATCCAATGGTTATGGTTATGATGTGGCGTAGTAGTGTGATGTGTAGATGTTTGGTTCAAATTGTGAGGCAAATAAAGTAGTCACAATCCTACAGTTGGATCTGATCTGGTCACCCTGTCTGGGTGACCAATCAAAGGCAGCTGTAGGAATGTTTGTTCTTTGATTCTGGCTCATTTTCTAAAGGGGTTTTTTGAGAGAGGTTTCGTTACTCGATTCATGATCTTGCGTTAGAGAAGGACTCACCGATTCTTGAGCAATGACAGACGCAGTAGCTCAGGATGTGAGAAAATCTCCAATAAAGGAGACTCTCTGTTGGATTGATGGTTCTGAAATCGTGCCATGAAGCTGCATCAATTCACCTTTAATGGAAGGGTCGATAAGTTGATGCTGACGGTAATGAATGTTCACAGGGTACATCCACCATCTTTTAAGGTGCATCTACTTTCCTGTGTATGAGTTccatttgaacttgttttaGAGTTTGATGTGAGATTCCCACTCATTTTATTCCATGAACAAAACTATTTGCTTGAATCTGAAACCCACCTCTGGTGATTCTTGAATCTTGGATAATGATATCAAGCATGATACAAAGAATGGACATTAGCTTAGTTGTTTTGggtttcaaaaatttcagcaccaAAAGTATAGGGACTGTTAAGTTGGAAtagatcatttttcactcaAGAAACCTTTcaagtttcgttttgttttgggagggcgacgaaacataaacaaaacaaacattgctcACTTGGGAtgtaaaaacaaaaccatATCAATCTTCAAAGTGAATCCTTTCTAGAGAAGAATGAAACCTCGTTGAAAGCTAAGGATCATGAAAACAGTCTCTCAGTTTAAGTTCAAAACTTCAATTATCACCATGTCAGCCCCAGCAATCGTCATTGACGTCGGGTGGGTCTTCGAAAATTTCTGGTCTTAATTTCTGTGCGAGAATGGCCAAAAACGgtgaaagtatttttcaaaacttactCAATGTGCAAGACGTTCAAAGACCAGGGCAACTTTCCATCATCTCAGCCAAGATTCtttgcaaaatgaacattCAAGGAGCTCTTTACACCCTCACCTTTGACCTTGATTCCAACCTAAAAGTTGTCGACGCAAGATGTTCATGTGTGGCCGGTATTTGTGGACAGTGCAGTcttatattttttgtcaatcatGAACGTCCAGAAGGAAAAACtgatcaaagccaagtttggAAGCGTCCTTCAGATCTTCCTCAAGCAAAATATCCGTAAGGAGAATCAATCCAGCAGCTCTTGGGACGTccagaagaacaaaaaatggctttcttGAAAGAGTCGCAGaatcttgacaaaatgaaaattatcgCCGAACAGCTCCGTAAATTCGGATTAGAAAAGTCGTCTGTGTTCAAGAGCCTTACAATTAAAAAGCTTGTTGTTCCGACTCAGGCTAAACTTGAATTACATCAGCGAATTGCAACCCTGTTTGAAAACCAGTTGATTGTTCCAGAGACTCACTTGGACAGATCCATGGACATTGACAATGACCAAGAGCTAGCCTTTTTAAATACTCATGTCGCTTGCAATCTTGTGAAGGCCTTCAACATTTGTCGTGATACTCTTGGTCAACCACACAATCCGGAATGGTTCTTGCAACTGAAGTTTCGAATATCAGCATCTCAAGCTCGATTGGTTGCTGTCCGGATcgtcactttttttcattttggacgAAATGCACTGAGCAAATCCTAGCATCTATAGAAATGAATTGACATTTAGACTCCGAAACTATTCCTTTTCCCTTACCTGGTCCCGGTGACCATTTACTGGAACGACGGTCATCTTGCTCACGTTTCTCGGCCTGAATCCAAAGCTGTCTTCTGGCTTCATTTGCAGGAAATTGATGAAACTCGATTCCTTGAGCTGAATGttttttcatggaattttGACATCTGATGATACAACAATAATGACCTCCAACCACTCTCTTgtctaatttcaattttcaatggaaaagtcGAGCCGGAATCCTTTCTTTCAAAGAGATG
This window harbors:
- the LOC131885827 gene encoding splicing factor 3B subunit 5 — protein: MGDRYNIHSQLEHLQSKYMGTGHADTTKFEWATNQHRDSHASYLGHFDLTNYFAVAENESKARVRFNLMEKMIQPCGPPPEKRAED